The Alosa sapidissima isolate fAloSap1 chromosome 16, fAloSap1.pri, whole genome shotgun sequence genome has a segment encoding these proteins:
- the kcnk18 gene encoding potassium channel subfamily K member 18 produces the protein MSVPTNGNPRERRRCYTIFWRLFPHVFLILSLIAYAALGAVVFWKIEGGRELTDQQEYREFVLKLMAQANASAVDRVLREELKAIWLQHPDNWSFYGSLFFCCTVFTTVGYGEIYPVTLPGKVICILYAMVGIPLMLLVITDVGDVLARLLSQGYHHLHKLVRLLRRRLWARRKGTPTDGTYTFSHTVVVREPLDIRQVLRTQASVKRKSVRLFNNQKIFEQLIAREKLGHVVPLLRSHSCPELNRAPTTNYALWDLDGIGTDMDQFNVPMLLILLVVFAYILFGGLVLPLWETELKIFDAFYFCFITLTTIGFGDIVPSHPKYFMLTFVFIISGMAIMSMAFKLGQSSIISCYRRCMRCISRGRVKYEVMHD, from the exons ATGTCCGTGCCTACAAACGGAAATCCGCGTGAAAGACGAAGATGCTACACTATCTTCTGGAGACTTTTCCCGCACGTTTTCTTGATTTTGTCTCTCATCGCGTATGCCGCGTTGGGAGCTGTGGTGTTTTGGAAAAttgaaggaggaagagaattGACTGACCAACAGGAATACAGGGAATTCGTCTTGAAATTAATGGCTCAAGCAAACGCATCAG CCGTTGACAGGGTGCTAAGGGAGGAGCTGAAAGCTATCTGGCTTCAGCATCCAGACAACTGGTCGTTTTATGGATCTCTTTTCTTCTGCTGCACTGTATTCACAACAGTGG GCTATGGAGAGATCTATCCTGTCACTTTGCCCGGCAAGGTGATCTGTATCCTCTACGCCATGGTGGGCATCCCGCTCATGCTGCTGGTCATCACAGACGTGGGCGACGTCTTGGCACGCCTCTTGTCACAGGGCTACCACCACCTGCACAAACTGGTGAGGCTCCTGCGTCGGCGGCTGTGGGCAAGGCGCAAGGGGACGCCGACCGACGGCACGTACACCTTCAGCCACACGGTGGTGGTGCGCGAGCCGCTGGACATCAGGCAGGTGCTCCGCACGCAGGCCTCGGTCAAGCGCAAGTCCGTGCGGCTGTTCAACAACCAGAAGATCTTCGAGCAGCTGATCGCGCGTGAGAAGCTGGGCCATGTCGTCCCGCTGCTGCGCAGCCACTCTTGCCCTGAGCTGAACCGCGCGCCGACAACCAACTACGCCCTCTGGGACCTGGACGGCATCGGCACCGACATGGACCAGTTCAACGTGCCCATGCTCCTCATCCTGCTGGTGGTGTTCGCCTACATCCTCTTCGGCGGCCTGGTGCTCCCCCTGTGGGAGACGGAGCTCAAGATCTTCGACGCGTTCTACTTCTGCTTCATCACGCTGACCACCATCGGCTTCGGCGACATTGTGCCCTCGCACCCCAAGTATTTCATGCTCACGTTCGTCTTCATCATCAGTGGCATGGCCATTATGTCCATGGCCTTTAAGCTGGGCCAGTCCAGCATCATCAGCTGCTACCGGCGCTGCATGCGCTGCATCAGCCGCGGACGGGTCAAGTATGAGGTTATGCATGACTGA
- the ube2d3 gene encoding ubiquitin-conjugating enzyme E2 D3, which yields MALKRIQKELHDLQRDPPSQCSAGPVGEDLFHWQATIMGPGDSPYQGGVFFLTIHFPTDYPFKPPKLAFTTKIYHPNINSNGSICLDILRSQWSPALTVSKVLLSICSLLCDPNPDDPLVPDIAHIYKSDKDKYNRLAREWTQKYAM from the exons ATGGCTCTGAAGAGAATACAGAAG GAACTCCATGACCTCCAGAGGGACCCTCCATCGCAGTGTTCAGCTGGACCTGTGGGAGAGGACT tgtttcattggcaAGCAACAATTATGGGCCCA GGTGACAGTCCATACCAGGGTGGTGTGTTCTTCCTCACAATCCACTTTCCTACAGACTACCCCTTTAAACCGCCAAAG CTAGCCTTCACAACTAAAATATACCATCCCAACATAAACAGCAATGGTAGCATATGTCTGGACATCCTGAGATCACAGTGGTCTCCTGCCCTCACTGTATCGAAAG ttttattGTCCATATGTTCTCTGTTATGTGACCCAAACCCAGATGACCCTTTAGTACCCGATATTGCCCACATCTACAAATCAGACAAAGACAA ATACAACAGACTAGCAAGGGAATGGACTCAGAAGTATGCCATGTGA